AACAAAACCCATGAAACAGCTGATAGTGGATTTAAAAAAATTTGCCAATGAAGAAGCCAGAGGCTTGCATCATCTTCTAAAAAAGGGTCAAATCCGCTGCTCCAATCGAACTCAGAATTATTTGGATTAATTTTGCCAATAAGCATTTCTCCAAATTTTGTCGAAATAAGCTCAGTTTTATTTTTTTCTAAAAGACCAAACAGTATGCACCAATATCTAATGGATCTTACCATATTTTTACCTACTCCAAGTACTTCAACAGCGTTTTCTACCTTAAAGACATCAGGGTCTTCTAAAGCTTTTACATATCCTTTTGTAAGCCAACCATATCTTGGAACAAAAGTTTCATGCCTTCCAGCCGAGCCATTGGAATACTGTTCTAAATTTATTAACATATTTATTTGTCTTTCACACGATGTGATGTTTATTAAAATTAATGACCTTTAATTTATTTTACTTTTGTAAAGTAAGATATCTCTAACTATTAATAGCGATCTTTAAAGTCAAGATGAAATAAAAGATAAAGCTTTGTTGTTAAAATAATTAACACTACTTTATCTTTATAATATTTTTTTATTATAGAATACAAACTCTGTCAAAAACTGACAGACCTTTAAAATAATTCTTATAAAAAAATAGAGTTTAGTTTGTATTGATAAAAAAGTTCCCCAAAACTAAAAGGGAACTTTTAAGAGGTTTAGATTGGTCACCTGACCAATAAACATTAAATTCCTCAGCCGCCTCCACTGCTGCATGCTTTTGGAGGAGGATTAAAACCGCCCTTTCCCCCAGGAATTCCATTTGGCCTTATTGCTCCTGTAGAAAGAAGTTTTTTTACATTGATACTTTTACAATTTTTACATTCTATTTTTTCCTCATCTTCTCCCGGGAGCACAAGATATTCAAATATCTTGTTACAGTCTTGACACTGATATTCATAAATAGGCATAGTTAAACTCCTTAAAATTTTATATTTAACTTTAATAATAATCATATATTTAATTATGCGTTTTAAATTTACAACTCAAAACTTAAAAACATGGAAATATAAATTGATGAAATGCTTAAATATATAGTATCTTCATTTTTTTGACCTAAATTTTAAAATGGAAATTTCAATAATGGCAGTATTTGAGTATCAAGCACTTACAAAAAATGGTAAAAACAAAAAAGGAATTATAGATGCTGACAGCCCTGAAACAGCAAAAGTAAAAATAAAAGAAAAAAATCTTTATCCTGTTTCCTTAAAAGAAGTTAAATCGGAAAGCGAGTTAAAAGGTTCTTCTTCTATCTTAACCTCTTTTTTTCGCCCAAAAATCAAAACAAAGGAAATTGCTCTTGCAACAAGACAAATTTCCACCCTTCTTTCAGCAAGATTTGATCTTGTTGGTGCACTTAAAGCAGTTTCAGACCAAATAAGGTCTGAATCTCTTAAAAAAATACTTACAAAAGTAAAAGATGAGGTTGAAGCGGGAAAAAGCTTTGCTGAAGCCCTTTCTGATTATCCAGAAACATTTACCTCAGTTTATATAAATATGATTAAAGCTGCTGAAGCCGCAGGAACTCTTGAAATTGTAATGGAAAGGGTGGCGGATTTAATGGAAACAACAGAAAAAAGAAAATCAAAAATAAGAGCCGCCCTGGCTTACCCTGTTCTTATGATGTTTTTTGGAATCATTGTTTTGGTTATTCTTATGACAATGATTGTTCCAAAAATTGTTTCCATATTTTCTGATATGAATCAGCAACTGCCGGCTATTACAATTTTACTTATATCTTCAAGCGACTTTCTTAAAAAATTTTGGTGGTTTCTTATGCTTTTGATTGTACTTTTCCCGGGCTTGATAAGGTATTTGTTTAAAAATGAAAAAACCGGCTATTTTATGGATCAGCTTGTGATTAAAATTCCGCTTTTTGGGGAACTTAACAAAAAACTTATAGCAGCAAGGTTTTCAAGAATTTTATCCTCACTTGTTAAATATGACGTTCCAATTTTAAAATCCCTGGATATAGTAATTAATATAGTTGAAAACAGAATTTTTAAAGATGCTCTTTTGAAAGCTAAAAATGGAGTTGAAAGAGGCGACGGGCTTGCCTATTCCCTTGAAAGAGAAAAGATTTTTCCTGAAATCACGACGCAAATGATTGCTGTTGGAGAAAAAAGTGGAAATCTTGAAGACATGCTTTCTAAGGTTGCTGATATTTATGAATCTGAAACAGAAGATTTAATTGTTACACTTACATCAATGCTTGAGCCGCTTATTATTGTGTTTATGGCGGTTGTTATAGGGTTTATTGTTTTTGCTATCTGTGTTCCTATTTTTACAATGAACCAGCTTATTGGGTAAAACTAAAGATTGACTTATTTTAAGAAATATTAAAGTTTAAAGATTTAACTTAATTGTCTGACTGGAGTTTTATGAAAGAAGTAATGGAAAATATCTATTGTATCACCCAAAAATCTCGGTGGTCAATGTTCAAACCGCCTGCAAACATTTATATAATTGCAGGTAAAAAGGGTATTATTTTTGACAGTGGATTCGGCACTTATTTTGATTTGAGATTTTTCAGAAAAGAATATTTAAAAGTTCTTGAAGATTTAAGAAAAAAAACCATTGATTTCAAAGCAACATATATAATCCCAAGCCACTCCCATGGCGACCATTTTTCAGGGCTTGAAGGAATAAGAAAATTTACAGGAGCAAAAGTATGCCTTACCCCCCAGATGGCAGAAGTAATTTCCTCCAAAGAAAACCTGATAAAAAAACACAGGGTTTCAAGCTCTCCTGTAAGAGTTTTATGGAAAGAGGAAAAAAGCAAGGCCACAGGACGATGGGATCTTATTCTTCCTTATGTTTTCGGTCTTAAATTCTTAAATGACCCTGATTGTATAATTAAAGAAAACAATACAATCAACGATGGAGAAAGAGACTGGAAAATAATTCCTGCAAAAGGTCATTGCGATGATCATATTGCTCTTTTTAATGAAGAAACAGGGATAATGTTTTCCGGCGACAATATTTTAGAAAAGGTTATAACCTGGCTTGGTCCTCCAAGATCAGATCTTGAAGATTATTGTAAAAGTCTTCAAACAATTTATAATCTTAAAAATTTAAAAGTTCTTCTTCCAGGTCATGGAAGACCCATAACAGATCCCAAAAGAAGAATTACTGAAATCCTTACACACAGAAAAAACAGAACAAAAGATGTAGTTGATATTGTTTTAAAAAACAATAAAGGAATAAGATTTAAAGAAATAAGGGATATAATTTATCCTCCTGGAACAAAATTCTGGGTTAAAAGTAGCGGTGAGGGCTGGATTTTATCAACAATAGAATTTTTAATTAAAAAAAGACTTGTTCGTTTATCAAGAAAAAACCGCAAAACATGGATTGTTCCAAGAAAAAAAATATATGACAAAACTGAGGTTCAAAAAGTTTTTTCCCTCCTTTTAAATGAAAAATTTATTTAAAAGGAAAATATTTCAAAAGCTAAAAATTTGCTCTATATACAAAACTCTATTCAGACAAATATACTTTTATTCGTTATTGCAATAATTTGTAGGATTCCAGTCAAGACAAAGTCTTTTTGATATTCTTGCTGTTACCAACGAGCTTTTTAATTAAGCCCGATTAAAAAAATCTACAATAAAAATTCGGGATATTTATTCACCTTGTTTTTATTATAAAAAACTTACCCATTTCCCCAAATTTATAACCTATATTTTTGTATGTCTTAAAAATCTCAGCTAATATTTTAAATAAAAAAAATTTACTAAAATCCTCTTATAGCATGATGAAGTATTCCACTAAAAAAACTTCCTAAAACAACAAAAATCAATGTAGCTATTATTAGAGCCGGAATTGAGGCAAGAGCAAGCTTTACCATAAAAATCACCATGGAAATAAAAGGCATTTTTACATCAACTACTATTATTTCTTGTTTTTTTTCATTAGCTTTCCTATCTAAATTTTCCATTCTTAACCTCCTTTTTGTTTTTACAGTTTTTTATTCCCCGGTAGAATAGAACACTATCAAACTTTTATTCTCCAGGAAACAACTATCAACACATCACGAATGTTTGGCTAAAAAACCTCCAAAAAACAACTCTTGGTTGTTATTTGTATTCCAATTCTCAACAAAACACTGTATTCTGTAAACAAAAAATCTCTTTGTCTTAAGCTTTAGTAGTTTATAATTTTTCAAATTGTGATTTGCATTAAAACAAGTATTTTAACTTTGTTCAAATCAAAACTTACCAAAGTGTAAAATCAGTTTTTGCTCATCACTTGGCGATTAAAAGCCGGATAAAAATCAAACAAAAAAGGGGGCTTAAAGTTTATGAAGAAAAATATGAGTTTACATTTTTTTGTGGCAGCTATTTTAGCACTTTTTTTTGGCTTTTACCTTCTCAGCCTGCAGTAGCAGCAGTGATTCTGACACTCCAGCTGGAAAACCAACTGGAGAGCGAAAAATCACAATAGCTGATATTTCAGCATCAGCACCTAAGGAAGTAAACTTGAGTTCAAAAACTATCACAGCTTCAGGAGGAACTATAACAAGCACTGATATTAAAGAATTTAAAATTGAAATCCCACCTGGAGCAGTAAGCGATTCTATTGATTTTTCAGTAGAAACTGCTGATGTATCAGGGCAAACTGGATTACCTGAAAACCTTGAGCTGGGAAGCAAATTGTTTATTATCTCAGCCACTGGCTCTGATGAATGGAATAAATACAAATTATTCAACAAGCCAGTTAAAGTAACTCTTCCGGTCTCTGATTCAGATAGTTTGGATGGATGGTTTTTTTTCTCCTACAATTCAGACGGTACTTTAGAAGCACTTGGGTATGAATCATTGGATAAAATCAATAAAACAATTACTTTTGAAACAAGAACTTTTGGCGACACCAGGTCAGGTGAAAAAATACCAGCAGCCTTCAAAACAACACAAAGTACAGGTAATATAATAAAAAATGTCTATATTGCCATTGGTACCGCAAAGGTATGGCAAGCTTTTTTAACTGGGGATTTAAATATTGACACCGGCTTCAGGCCCTCAAAAAATGGATGGTATATTCCAAATTACGGAGCTTACTACAAAGCCTCAAGAGGTGGAAACTGTATGGGAATGTGCACATGGGCAAACTACTGGTTCAAAAAACACGGAAGCGGGTTTTACTCAAAATATCGTGATCCCCAGCAGACCCAAACCTGGGTTGATGACTCAACTGCAATTGAACTTGCAAGCAGGGCTCATGCAGCAGAAGTTGCAATCTGGGATGACTATGCAAGCCGTGAACTTGCTTCCCAAAAACCTTCTTCAACAGATGTTGCAAGGGCATATATAGGATCAATTTATGTAACAGGTGTTCCAGCCCTTGTTGGAATGTATCAGGCTGTAGAAGTTGGTAGCAGTTATCAGCTCACCGGTGCCCATGCAATTTCAGTTTACAAAGCCTCTATAGACCAGTCAGGTGAATGTAAACTATATGTTTATGATCCAAATTACCCCAATAAAGACACAAGATATATAAAATATGTTGATGGAAAAGGTTTTTATATTTACCAGGGAGGTCCAAGTGCAAGTGACCCCGGGTACAGATATAATTATTTTAAACAATTTGGATACAGCTTTGGAATAAATGATTCTGTATTTGATGATTTAAAAACTTCAGCAGACAATAATTTTTCAGACAATAGCGTTTTCCCTCAAATAACAATAACATCAATTGAAGCAAAAAACATTGATGAAAATGTTCTTGAAACAGAAGATAAAACTGAAAATGGAGAAACACTTTTCACAACTAAAGATAATGCCGTTGTAATCAAAGGAACTGTGCTTGGAGGTAATGCACAGGTTGAAGGCTCAGTTGTAAACAATATAAATCTAATTGTAACAGACGATCTTTACTCAACTTCGGTAAATAATGAAGCAGACAAAGGAGACGGTTCATTTGAAATAACTCTTCCCCTTAAAAAAGGGGATAATGAAGTTATATTTCTTGGCAGCAGCCCAAACAGTTTTTCCCATTGGGCAGCATTCAAAAGGGTTATTATCAACTCCGATGCAAGTCCTTCAAGTATGACAATAACACTTAGCTGGAGTCAAAATAACAGTGATGTTGACCTTTATGTAAAAGAACCTGCTTTTGAAGGTGATACAGGTGATACAGTTTATTACGGAAACAGAACAGGTGCAGACTCATCCAATCCTTATCTTGATTTTGATAATACAGAAGGATACGGACCTGAACATTATATTGGTAAATGGGGAATGTCCACCCTTTCATCCAACGAAGTTTCAAATCCAAACGGACTTTATGGAGACTATACTGTTGCTGTACATTATTATAGTGATGACGATGATGACTATGATAAAGATCAGGTCATTTCATGGAATGTAAGCTGGAGGTATCTTGCAGGAGCTCCATATGGTTCAGAAAATCCTGAAAAAAACGGTATCTGGATAGAAGGAAACAGGAACGGAGTTTTAACAAAGGCAAACTCAGGCACATCCGGAAGCATTAATTCAGGACCTGAATGGTCTGAAGCCTGGACTATTTCATACGACAATCCAGATGATTTTCAAATAACTATACCCGAAGCTCATACAGTAATGCTTCCATAAACTAACCTTTTAACTATACCTCCTTTACATAAAAGCAAAGGAGGTTTTTATGGTAAAAAATGAAAATTTTAAAAAAACAAAAAGTGATTTTATTTCTTATTATCCTATCTGGTGTTTCCGGGTGTAACAAACCTTCAAAGCCTGATT
This window of the Desulforegulaceae bacterium genome carries:
- a CDS encoding MBL fold metallo-hydrolase, encoding MKEVMENIYCITQKSRWSMFKPPANIYIIAGKKGIIFDSGFGTYFDLRFFRKEYLKVLEDLRKKTIDFKATYIIPSHSHGDHFSGLEGIRKFTGAKVCLTPQMAEVISSKENLIKKHRVSSSPVRVLWKEEKSKATGRWDLILPYVFGLKFLNDPDCIIKENNTINDGERDWKIIPAKGHCDDHIALFNEETGIMFSGDNILEKVITWLGPPRSDLEDYCKSLQTIYNLKNLKVLLPGHGRPITDPKRRITEILTHRKNRTKDVVDIVLKNNKGIRFKEIRDIIYPPGTKFWVKSSGEGWILSTIEFLIKKRLVRLSRKNRKTWIVPRKKIYDKTEVQKVFSLLLNEKFI
- a CDS encoding type II secretion system F family protein, with product MAVFEYQALTKNGKNKKGIIDADSPETAKVKIKEKNLYPVSLKEVKSESELKGSSSILTSFFRPKIKTKEIALATRQISTLLSARFDLVGALKAVSDQIRSESLKKILTKVKDEVEAGKSFAEALSDYPETFTSVYINMIKAAEAAGTLEIVMERVADLMETTEKRKSKIRAALAYPVLMMFFGIIVLVILMTMIVPKIVSIFSDMNQQLPAITILLISSSDFLKKFWWFLMLLIVLFPGLIRYLFKNEKTGYFMDQLVIKIPLFGELNKKLIAARFSRILSSLVKYDVPILKSLDIVINIVENRIFKDALLKAKNGVERGDGLAYSLEREKIFPEITTQMIAVGEKSGNLEDMLSKVADIYESETEDLIVTLTSMLEPLIIVFMAVVIGFIVFAICVPIFTMNQLIG
- a CDS encoding zinc ribbon domain-containing protein, whose product is MPIYEYQCQDCNKIFEYLVLPGEDEEKIECKNCKSINVKKLLSTGAIRPNGIPGGKGGFNPPPKACSSGGG